In a genomic window of Populus trichocarpa isolate Nisqually-1 unplaced genomic scaffold, P.trichocarpa_v4.1 scaffold_509, whole genome shotgun sequence:
- the LOC7485925 gene encoding choline/ethanolaminephosphotransferase 1 isoform X1, with translation MGYIGSHGIAALHKYKYSGVDHSCVAKYVLQPFWARFVNLFPLWMPPNMITLMGFMFLVTSAFLGYIYSPRLDTPPPRWVHFAHGLLLFLYQTFDAVDGKQARRTNSSSPLGELFDHGCDALACAFESMAFGSTAMCGRDTFWFWLISAVPFYCATWENFFTNTLILPAINGPTEGLMLICMAHFLTAVVGAGWWAQQFAMSFPFLSWLPFVSEIPTYRVVQFLMTAFAVIPTVGFNVSNVYKVVQARKGSMLLALAMLYPFVVLVGGVLLWDYLSPSDLMSNYPHLVILGTGLAFGFLVGRMILSHLCDEPKGLKTNMCMSLLYLPFAIANALAARLNDGVALVDEFWVLLGYCVFTMGLYLHLATSVIHEITTALGICCFRITRKKA, from the exons atgggATATATAGGGTCACATGGAATAGCAGCACTGCACAAATACAAATACAGTGGAGTAGATCACTCTTGTGTTGCTAAATATGTTTTGCAACCGTTTTGGGCTCGCTTTGTTAACCTCTTCCCTCTTTGGATGCC GCCGAATATG attacGCTTATGGGATTTATGTTCTTAGTGACTTCGGCATTTCTCGGTTAT ATTTATTCACCTCGCTTGGATACGCCTCCGCCGAGATGGGTTCATTTTGCGCACGGATTGcttctatttttatatcag ACTTTTGATGCTGTTGATGGAAAACAAGCTCGGCGGACAAACTCGTCCAGTCCACTGGGGGAGCTTTTTGACCATG GATGTGATGCGCTTGCTTGTGCG TTCGAAAGCATGGCTTTTGGTAGCACTGCCATGTGTGGAAGAGATACTTTCTGGTTTTGGCTTATTTCAGCAGTTCCATTTTATTGTGCAACATGGGAAAA CTTTTTCACCAATACTCTTATTCTTCCAGCAATTAATGGACCTACAGAGGGTCTGATGCTAATATGCATGGCTCATTTTCTTACAGCTGTAGTCG GTGCCGGGTGGTGGGCTCAACAGTTTGCGATGTCTTTCCCATTCTTGAGTTGGTTGCCATTTGTAAGTG AAATCCCTACTTACAGAGTTGTGCAGTTTTTAATGACAGCTTTTGCTGTTATACCTACAGTGGGATTCAA TGTGTCTAATGTCTACAAGGTTGTTCAAGCAAGAAAAGGCAGCATGTTGCTGGCTTTAGCAATG CTTTACCCTTTTGTTGTGCTCGTTGGCGGAGTCCTATTGTG GGATTATCTGTCTCCATCTGATCTAATGTCAAACTATCCTCATTTGGTCATATTGGGAACTGGACTTGCATTTGGGTTTCTTGTG GGAAGGATGATTTTGTCTCACTTGTGTGATGAACCGAAGGGATTGAAAACCAACATGTGTATG TCTCTGTTATATCTACCATTTGCCATCGCAAATGCACTCGCAGCCAGACTGAATGATGG AGTTGCTTTAGTTGATGAGTTCTGGGTTCTTCTTGGTTACTGTGTATTCACAA TGGGACTCTATTTACACTTAGCCACATCTGTCATCCATGAAATTACAACAGCTCTGGGAATATGCTGCTTCAG GATAACTAGGAAGAAGGCATGA
- the LOC7485925 gene encoding choline/ethanolaminephosphotransferase 1 isoform X2, producing MGFMFLVTSAFLGYIYSPRLDTPPPRWVHFAHGLLLFLYQTFDAVDGKQARRTNSSSPLGELFDHGCDALACAFESMAFGSTAMCGRDTFWFWLISAVPFYCATWENFFTNTLILPAINGPTEGLMLICMAHFLTAVVGAGWWAQQFAMSFPFLSWLPFVSEIPTYRVVQFLMTAFAVIPTVGFNVSNVYKVVQARKGSMLLALAMLYPFVVLVGGVLLWDYLSPSDLMSNYPHLVILGTGLAFGFLVGRMILSHLCDEPKGLKTNMCMSLLYLPFAIANALAARLNDGVALVDEFWVLLGYCVFTMGLYLHLATSVIHEITTALGICCFRITRKKA from the exons ATGGGATTTATGTTCTTAGTGACTTCGGCATTTCTCGGTTAT ATTTATTCACCTCGCTTGGATACGCCTCCGCCGAGATGGGTTCATTTTGCGCACGGATTGcttctatttttatatcag ACTTTTGATGCTGTTGATGGAAAACAAGCTCGGCGGACAAACTCGTCCAGTCCACTGGGGGAGCTTTTTGACCATG GATGTGATGCGCTTGCTTGTGCG TTCGAAAGCATGGCTTTTGGTAGCACTGCCATGTGTGGAAGAGATACTTTCTGGTTTTGGCTTATTTCAGCAGTTCCATTTTATTGTGCAACATGGGAAAA CTTTTTCACCAATACTCTTATTCTTCCAGCAATTAATGGACCTACAGAGGGTCTGATGCTAATATGCATGGCTCATTTTCTTACAGCTGTAGTCG GTGCCGGGTGGTGGGCTCAACAGTTTGCGATGTCTTTCCCATTCTTGAGTTGGTTGCCATTTGTAAGTG AAATCCCTACTTACAGAGTTGTGCAGTTTTTAATGACAGCTTTTGCTGTTATACCTACAGTGGGATTCAA TGTGTCTAATGTCTACAAGGTTGTTCAAGCAAGAAAAGGCAGCATGTTGCTGGCTTTAGCAATG CTTTACCCTTTTGTTGTGCTCGTTGGCGGAGTCCTATTGTG GGATTATCTGTCTCCATCTGATCTAATGTCAAACTATCCTCATTTGGTCATATTGGGAACTGGACTTGCATTTGGGTTTCTTGTG GGAAGGATGATTTTGTCTCACTTGTGTGATGAACCGAAGGGATTGAAAACCAACATGTGTATG TCTCTGTTATATCTACCATTTGCCATCGCAAATGCACTCGCAGCCAGACTGAATGATGG AGTTGCTTTAGTTGATGAGTTCTGGGTTCTTCTTGGTTACTGTGTATTCACAA TGGGACTCTATTTACACTTAGCCACATCTGTCATCCATGAAATTACAACAGCTCTGGGAATATGCTGCTTCAG GATAACTAGGAAGAAGGCATGA
- the LOC127904860 gene encoding uncharacterized protein LOC127904860: protein MKIMNILQIHNLKPQFPCTFRTVPHHSLSGSLNFSLRKSTRLSSSSFLLLLVTPIRPTFKIFTVSRIEAPFFENNEEDEEEDEERNSATNLTEFEDLAPDGVVYQNTLRLVECSMFAAVTGLVYFLSNSLSIENYFGCFFSLPIVISSLRWGVAGGRKTMVATAMLLFVLSGPVKALTYLLTHGLVGFTMGSLWRMGANWGLSIFLCTIARATGAVGYVLTSSFLIRENILALITINIHASLTFIFAAAGINTVPSMNFIYSLFGILVVLNSGFFVFLLHLLYSVFLTRLGMKDSLRLPRWLEKAL, encoded by the exons ATGAAGATCATGAATATCCTCCAAATCCACAACCTGAAACCCCAATTTCCTTGTACTTTCCGAACTGTCCCCCATCACTCCCTCTCTGGCTCCCTCAACTTCTCCCTCAGAAAATCCACTcgtctctcttcttcttcatttcttttattgctCGTTACTCCCATAAGACCCACCTTCAAAATCTTCACAGTTTCAAGAATTGAAGCTccattttttgaaaacaatgaagaagacgaagaagaagacgagGAGAGGAACTCAGCAACCAACTTAACAGAATTCGAGGACTTGGCCCCAGACGGTGTGGTTTACCAGAACACACTGAGATTGGTGGAGTGTTCAATGTTTGCTGCTGTCACTGGTCTCGTTTATTTCTTGAGCAATTCTCTCTCAATTGAG AATTACTTTGGATGCTTCTTCTCTTTGCCGATAGTAATCTCTTCGTTGAGATGGGGTGTTGCGGGCGGAAGAAAAACTATG GTGGCAACAGCTATGCTCTTATTTGTTTTGTCTGGTCCAGTAAAAGCCTTAACCTATCTG CTAACACATGGTTTAGTTGGTTTCACAATGGGTTCTTTATGGAG GATGGGAGCGAATTGGGGTCTTTCGATTTTCTTGTGCACAATT GCTCGGGCGACAGGTGCTGTGGGGTATGTCTTAACATCCTCGTTCTTAATAAGAGAAAACATACTTGCTTTG ATCACCATAAATATCCATGCTTCTCTCACATTCATATTTGCCGCCGCTGGTATTAATACCGTTCCATCAATGAATTTCATATATTCTCTCTTTGGAATTCTG GTCGTGCTAAATAGTGGATTCTTTGTATTCTTATTACACCTTCTATATTCTGTGTTCCTCACTCGACTTGGGATGAAGGATTCACTAAGATTGCCAAGATGGCTGGAGAAGGCCCTGTAG
- the LOC127904863 gene encoding uncharacterized protein LOC127904863 has product MKERGKAVEMHNNDLFDQDYCTSSDLPCKKHPSSSSVGICAYCLKDRLVNLVCSDCGEQRLSSCSCSEISSNRNSCTVEVGSVGRISFLIENENQKNDQVLHSNSSTANPKSSSGDQKGDELNFLVKRNSSSCVEIKRKNGFWGIGRLFSKKRGKGCDRSSAGGLEEKSDLWVVDYMGVSRCRSLCSFRGGGFFGSEDGTFSGARSSISAARSSISAARNSGVNGGLLFDPDRKSGFSEAEPRKSGFDGEKRDTTSTALESERLDSGHDGANTRRVFSLKEGNFTTVDDSGFIDLKFDFPPESKADLSAVKMVSSSDSNSAFGSMRGGDVVAQDQYGGFGSLMGDGPCSNGSSCRITVSDRGIKRSRKSFKSWRWIFRQHPSSNKKD; this is encoded by the coding sequence ATGAAAGAAAGAGGCAAAGCAGTGGAGATGCACAACAATGACTTGTTTGATCAAGATTACTGTACTTCATCAGATCTTCCATGCAAGAAACACCCATCATCGTCTTCAGTTGGTATATGTGCTTATTGTCTTAAAGACCGTTTGGTCAATCTAGTGTGTTCAGATTGTGGAGAACAAAGACTCTCTTCTTGCTCTTGCTCGGAGATCTCTTCCAATCGTAATTCATGCACTGTCGAGGTAGGCAGTGTTGGTCGCATTTCATTTttgatagaaaatgaaaatcagAAAAATGATCAAGTTTTACATTCTAATAGTAGTACTGCTAATCCTAAAAGTTCTAGCGGAGATCAGAAAGGAGATGAACTTAATTTCCTGGTCAAGAGGAACAGTAGTAGCTGCGTTGAGATCAAGCGGAAAAATGGGTTTTGGGGGATTGGGAGGCTGTTCAGTAAGAAAAGAGGAAAGGGTTGTGATAGAAGCAGTGCCGGGGGTCTCGAAGAGAAAAGTGATTTGTGGGTTGTTGATTACATGGGTGTGTCTAGGTGCAGGTCTCTTTGCAGTTTCAGAGGTGGTGGTTTTTTTGGTTCAGAAGATGGTACCTTTTCAGGTGCCAGGAGTTCCATTTCAGCTGCCAGGAGTTCTATTTCAGCTGCCAGGAATTCGGGTGTCAATGGTGGTCTACTTTTTGATCCTGATAGAAAAAGTGGATTCAGTGAAGCAGAGCCAAGAAAAAGTGGCTTTGATGGTGAAAAGAGAGATACTACTAGTACTGCTTTAGAGTCTGAAAGGCTTGATTCTGGTCACGACGGAGCTAATACTAGACGTGTGTTTTCCCTCAAAGAGGGCAATTTTACTACCGTGGATGATTCAGGCTTCATTGACTTGAAGTTTGATTTCCCACCAGAGTCTAAAGCAGATTTATCTGCCGTAAAAATGGTCTCTTCGTCGGACTCAAACTCTGCTTTTGGGAGCATGAGAGGCGGTGACGTTGTGGCACAGGATCAATATGGAGGGTTTGGGAGTCTAATGGGAGATGGGCCTTGCAGTAATGGGAGTTCCTGCAGGATCACAGTCAGTGACAGAGGAATCAAAAGGAGCAGAAAAAGTTTCAAGAGTTGGAGATGGATTTTCAGGCAGCATCCAAGTTCAAACAAGAAAGATTAA
- the LOC127904861 gene encoding uncharacterized protein LOC127904861 produces MYVTRPLSMYKRNPSALSLPPPEGPNSGILIIQDEEAESTCCFGLFKSDQVEDLPFPQNKNLKVRYTTSGGAANIHGDTHAHNTHTVTHTNRVIFIPALNQPLSSNQYYVIERRGRHKGEAHTNATEEDVAACCFGCCIPDLEPGPFNPKDARQQFEIRKRGWGGYVAKSVAPDGFPPGFLRRKGWRVVTSTASDFVLNEAPGLDRNLRDRLPDFHFPLSQRSCASVVVGKWYCPFMFIKEGKLKDQLIASRYYEMTLEQRWEQIFACENSVSEGNSVIVDAVVQREVIAVAGREVEPDERNLVDGIMWFRSSSNGGGEASVGLSLEIVERMKWEQERAGWLGGNESYATVKRVEEFGGIGGWKKLGCYVLVERFVLRRMDGSLVLTYDFKHTHQIRSKWE; encoded by the exons ATGTATGTGACTAGGCCTCTTTCTATGTACAAAAGAAATCCTTCAGCTCTTTCGTTACCTCCTCCTGAAGGTCCAAATTCTGGTATATTGATAATTCAAGATGAAGAAGCTGAATCCACCTGTTGTTTTGGCTTGTTCAAGAGCGATCAAGTTGAAGACCTGCCTTTCCCTCAGAACAAGAATCTAAAAGTTCGCTATACCACAAGTGGAGGTGCTGCAAACATACACGGAGATACTCATGCACACAACACACACACAGTTACTCATACTAACCGTGTTATCTTCATTCCTGCTCTTAATCAGCCACTGTCTTCCAACCAATACTATGTAATTGAGCGTCGGGGGAGGCATAAAGG GGAAGCACACACAAACGCGACGGAGGAGGACGTTGCAGCGTGCTGTTTCGGCTGCTGTATCCCCGATTTGGAACCAGGGCCTTTCAATCCGAAGGACGCACGCCAGCAATTTGAGATTCGCAAGAGAGGCTGGGGTGGTTATGTAGCTAAATCGGTAGCTCCAGATGGCTTCCCTCCAGGATTCTTAAGGAGAAAAGGTTGGAGAGTGGTAACCTCAACTGCAAGTGATTTTGTGTTGAATGAAGCGCCCGGCCTTGATAGAAATCTCCGTGACCGCCTTCCAGATTTCCATTTCCCATTATCACAAAGAAGCTGTGCGTCGGTTGTTGTAGGAAAGTGGTACTGTCCTTTCATGTTTATCAAAGAAGGAAAACTGAAGGATCAGTTGATTGCTTCTAGGTATTATGAGATGACACTGGAGCAGAGATGGGAACAAATTTTTGCATGTGAAAATAGTGTTAGTGAAGGCAACTCTGTAATTGTGGATGCTGTTGTTCAAAGAGAAGTGATTGCTGTTGCTGGTAGAGAAGTCGAGCCTGACGAAAGGAATTTGGTTGATGGGATCATGTGGTTTAGGAGTTCTAGCAATGGTGGAGGAGAAGCAAGTGTTGGCTTGAGTTTAGAAATTGTGGAAAGAATGAAGTGGGAGCAAGAAAGAGCTGGATGGCTCGGTGGTAATGAGAGTTATGCTACGGTGAAGAGAGTGGAGGAGTTCGGAGGGATTGGTGGCTGGAAGAAACTTGGATGTTATGTGTTGGTTGAGAGGTTTGTATTGAGGAGAATGGACGGAAGCTTGGTGCTAACTTATGACTTCAAGCACACTCATCAAATTAGGAGCAAATGGGAATGA
- the LOC7485921 gene encoding uncharacterized protein LOC7485921 has translation MYVTRPLSMYLRDPSALASPPPEGPNSGVLVIQDEEAVPTFCCGFFKSDRVSWGLPFPQNKNLTVRYTQQAGEHQNVDTNRVLFIPVLNQPLSSNQYYVVERKGKHKGEAYINSKEEDMKTCCFCSCISDLKPQPLDPRNIYQQFEIQHRKRGGFAAKSVRADGFPPNFLRRKGWRVYTSTSKEFQLNEAPGLNTALRARLPDFNFPLSQRCSTPVVAGKWYCPFMFIKEGTVLKDQMKYSTYYEMTLEQQWEQIFACENMYNEGNTVTVDVAVECEVVTVGGTEAVADQKDVVDGVMWFRSLNRVTGSETSVGLRMEIVERMKGVQGVGGASGDEREVRVKRKEVFDGKGKWRKFGCYVLVERFALKRMDGSLLLTYDFRHPHRIRSRWEL, from the exons ATGTATGTGACAAGGCCTCTTTCGATGTATCTAAGAGATCCTTCAGCTCTTGCATCACCGCCTCCCGAGGGTCCAAATTCTGGTGTATTGGTAATCCAGGATGAAGAAGCTGTGCCTACCTTCTGTTGTGGATTTTTCAAGAGTGATCGAGTAAGCTGGGGCCTGCCTTTCCCTCAAAACAAGAACTTGACGGTTCGGTATACGCAGCAAGCTGGGGAGCATCAAAACGTTGATACGAACCGTGTTCTTTTCATTCCTGTTCTTAATCAGCCATTATCTTCCAATCAATACTACGTGgttgaaagaaaagggaagcaTAAAGG GGAAGCTTACATAAACTCCAAGGAAGAGGACATGAAAACATGCTGTTTCTGCTCCTGCATATCTGATTTAAAACCGCAACCTTTGGACCCTAGAAACATTTATCAGCAATTTGAGATTCAACACCGTAAACGGGGAGGTTTTGCTGCTAAATCCGTAAGGGCAGATGGGTTTCCTCCAAATTTCCTGAGGAGAAAAGGCTGGCGAGTGTATACCTCAACTTCAAAGGAGTTCCAGCTAAATGAAGCACCAGGCCTTAACACAGCTCTCCGCGCCCGCCTCCCGGACTTCAACTTCCCACTATCACAAAGATGTTCCACGCCTGTAGTAGCGGGGAAGTGGTATTGCCCTTTCATGTTTATCAAGGAAGGGACAGTACTTAAAGATCAAATGAAATATTCAACCTATTATGAGATGACACTTGAGCAACAATGGGAGCAAATTTTTGCTTGTGAAAATATGTACAATGAAGGCAATACTGTAACTGTGGATGTTGCTGTTGAATGTGAAGTTGTTACAGTTGGCGGGACAGAAGCTGTGGCGGACCAAAAGGACGTTGTTGATGGGGTGATGTGGTTCAGGAGTCTTAACAGAGTGACAGGATCAGAAACAAGTGTGGGACTGAGAATGGAAATTGTGGAGAGAATGAAGGGGGTGCAAGGAGTAGGGGGTGCTAGTGGGGATGAAAGGGAGGTGAGGGTGAAGAGAAAAGAGGTTTTTGATGGCAAGGGGAAGTGGAGGAAATTTGGTTGCTATGTTTTGGTTGAGAGGTTTGCCTTGAAGAGAATGGATGGAAGCTTATTGCTGACCTATGATTTCAGGCATCCTCATCGCATTAGAAGCAGATgggaattataa